The Arachis ipaensis cultivar K30076 chromosome B10, Araip1.1, whole genome shotgun sequence DNA window ATCTGAATAGCTTTGCACACTGATATAGCGCTATGCCAGTAAAGTGGCCTGTAATACGTGAAAACTTTCCCAGAAGATGTGTCATTTGAATCTATCTAAATTTGCGACTTGTTAATGAGAATTTATAATAGTACCATATTTATTAACCAAACTAATTAATAGTCTAAGGTTACCTAAACAATTGAGATACAATCTACCATCAGGAGGACACACTAAAGTACTAAacacatgaattaaaataaaaatatttaaaaatttttattaatgatAAACTTATCATATATCCTTAAAACAcatattaactaattttttttaaaaaaagggcCAATTCTCTTGTGTCTTTTAAAATCATGTTGAAATTATGAAATCTGGCTTGTACAATGGTTAAATACGGGCCTGGCTAACACAGACTTTGAGCTTCAGTAGGCCCAAGTACTGAAATCAGTTTTGTCTGCAAGCCCAGAATACTGCAATTTCCCAATGCAAGGGGTAGCCACCAATGTTGAAAATAATTACTTGCCGCCTTCGTTGTTTGGGGCCGCAGAGAGAGAATGAAGTCACCACTCAAAGTCAATACAAACTCAAATCATCAATCTCTTCTTTAGTTAATTTTCTTTCACAACACAAAAAATCTAAACTTGAAGCTTCAAGATAAGCATGGCTGAAAATAAGCAACCAACAGACTTGAACGGAGCCTACTATGGCCCCGCCATCCCCCCGGCGGAACGAAGAAGAAGCAGCTGCTGCTGCCTCTTCAGCGTCATCTGGAAGCTTCTACTTGTGCTCATCATTCTCGCTGTGATCGCAGGCTTTGTATTCTGGGTGGTTGTTCAACCGCGCATATTCAAGTTTTACGTGAACGAGTCTCTGGAATTGAAGGCCTAATTATGCATTCAAGCTTCGATAATAATTAGGATCATATCGACCGCTAATCGCCTCTGTTTACTTTCTTCTTCGATTAGGCACCATGCCAACCTGTGTTAATTAAACTGCGAGCTGCACCAAAACAACAGTCCGAGTTaatataactaaataaataagttccacttttaaataaaaaatatttataaaaagatGTTTTTAATATAACTCATTCAATTCATTCACCTGGCGTGAAATTTTCTTCTAGAGTTGGTTCGTGGCGATTTCGGGAGAGATAGAAGAAGATATTGAGAAAAGTCATTCAATTCAACGATGCTACATCGAAACATGCACCCAGTCAATTCAATCCACTCTTGATCCATTCCATTGATACACAACCGCGTTAATCCCTTCTACAATTCTACTATATATACTCATTATTATTCTCATCTATCTACCTCATCGTGCTTCTAACATTCATTCAATCACACTTGTTCATTTCTATTTAATTTCTATCTCTTAATTAATTAAGCATGGCTGATAATAAGCAACCAAACTTGAACGGAGCCTACTACGGACCAGCCATTCCACCGGCTGAGCCGCCTCGGCGCTACCGCCCTGACCGAAGCAGAAGAAGCTGCTTCTGCTGCCTATTCAGCGTCTTCTGGAAGATTCTTCTTGCGCTCATCGTGCTGGTCGTGATAGCAGGAGTCATATTCTACCTGGTGGTTCAGCCTCGCATATTCAAGTTCTACGTCAACGACGCAGAAATAACGCAATTCGATTACAACACCAACACCACCCAACTCCGCTACAACATGGTGCTCAACTTCACCGCCCACAACCCCAACAAGAAACTCGGCATCTACTACGATCAAGTGCTGGCCAAAGCCTTCTACGAGGACACCGACTTCGCCTCCGCCAACGTCATCACTTTC harbors:
- the LOC107621749 gene encoding NDR1/HIN1-like protein 10, encoding MADNKQPNLNGAYYGPAIPPAEPPRRYRPDRSRRSCFCCLFSVFWKILLALIVLVVIAGVIFYLVVQPRIFKFYVNDAEITQFDYNTNTTQLRYNMVLNFTAHNPNKKLGIYYDQVLAKAFYEDTDFASANVITFMNSFRQDKKGTNPMSGVFSGQQLIFLDYSQYTQITDDKNRRSFDIYVKLYFHIRFRLGDLISGTYKPRVKCDLKVPFINGTNAFTVFTPTKCDIDF